GCGATGAAGAACTCCACGTTCCGCACGATCGTGAAGACGCAGAACACCACGCAGAAGGTCACCACCAAGAGCGGCGGTTACCGCAACTACGCGTGGGAGAACACCAACAAGCCGCTGCTCACCGGCTACAGCGGCACCACCGGAGTGAAGACCGGCTCCGGCCCCGAGGCCAAGTACTGCCTGGTCTTCGCCGCCACCCGCAACGGCAAGACGGTCATCGGTACGGTCCTCGCCTCCACGTCGACCAGCGCCCGCACGTCGGACGCCAAGAAGCTGCTCTCCTACGGCTTCGCCAAGTAAGCGACGCGCCATGAGGAAAGGGCCTGCCGCGCGGTGCGCGACAGGCCCTTTCTCTGGGCTCACGCCCAAGTAGTCACCTTCTCCGGGCTCACGCCCAGGTGATCAACCGCTTGGGCTGTTCCAGAATCGCCGCCACATCGGCGAGGAGCTTGGAGCCCAGCTCGCCGTCGATGAGGCGGTGGTCGAAGGACAGCGCGAGGGTGGTGACCTGGCGTGGTCTGACCTTGCCCTTGTGGACCCAGGGCTGGAGCTTGATCGCGCCGACCGCGAGGATCGCGGATTCGCCGGGGTTGAGGATCGGCGTGCCCGTGTCGACGCCGAAGACGCCGACGTTCGTGATCGTGACCGTGCCGCCCTGCATCGCGGCGGGTGAGGTCTTGCCCTCACGGGCCGTGGCCACCAGTTCGCCGAGGGATTCGGCCAGTTGGGGCAGGGTCTTGGTGTGGGCGTCCTTGATGTTCGGGACGATCAGGCCACGGGGGGTGGCGGCGGCGATGCCCAGGTTCACATAGTGCTTCTGGACGATCTCCTGGCTCGCCTCGTCCCAGGACGCGTTGACCTCGGGGTGGCGCTTGATCGCGACGAGCAGGGCCTTGGCGATGAGCAGCAGCGGGTTCACCCGCAGCCCCTGCATGTCCTTGTCCTGCTTCAGCTCCTCGACGAGCTTCATCGTGCGCGTCACGTCGACCGTGACGAACTCGGTGACATGCGGCGCGGTGAACGCCGAGCCGACCATCGCTGCGGCCGTGGCCTTGCGGACGCCCTTGACCGGGATACGGGTCTCGCGCGCCGTGTCGTAGGTGACGACCGGGGCGGGAGCCGGGACCCCACTGGGTGCCTGGGCGGGGGCGGAGGCCGCGGGTGCCTCCACGGCCGGAGCCGGTGCCACCGCCGCGTGCACGTCCTCGCGCGTGATGATGCCGCCCGGGCCCGACGGCGTGATCGTCGTCAGATCGACCCCGAGGTCCTTGGCGAGCTTGCGCACCGGCGGCTTGGCGAGGGGGCGCTGCTGGGCGGGCGCGTGTCCGTGTCCGTTGAGCTCGCCCTGCAGCGCGGCGGCCGCGAGGAGCGTCTCGGACTGCTGGGCCGGGACCTCGGTGCCCTTGCGGGGGCGGCGCTTGGTGGAGGACTCGGCGACGCCGTACCCGACGAGGACCGGCTTGCGGCCCTCGGTCTTGGGCTCTTCGGCGGGAGCGGCGGGGGCCTGCTCGGCGACGGGAGCCTCGGCTGCCGGGGCCTGTCCGGCGGGTGCCCCACCGGCCACGTCGACCGCGATGATCACCTGGCCGACGTCCACCGTCGTCCCCTCGGGGAAGCGCAGTTCGCGCACCACACCGTCGTAGGGGATGGGCAGTTCCACGGCGGCCTTGGCCGTCTCGACCTCGCACACGACCTGGCCGTCGGTCACCGCGTCGCCGGGCTGGACGTACCACTTGAGGATCTCGGCCTCGGTCAGACCCTCGCCCACATCGGGCATCTTGAACTCACGGAGTCCCGACGCGTTCTCAGTCATCGTCGTCACGACCCTCTCCTCAGTACGCCAGCGAGCGGTCGACGGCGTCGAGCACCCGGTCCAGGCCCGGAAGGTACTCCTCCTCGAGCCGCGCCGGCGGATACGGGGCGTGATAGCCGCCCACCCGCAGAACGGGGGCCTCGAGGTGGTAGAAACACCGCTCCGTGATCCGGGCGGCGATCTCCGCACCCGTGCCCAGGAACACCGGCGCCTCGTGCACCACGACCAGGCGGCGGGTCTTCTCCACCGAAGCCTGCACGGTGTCGAAGTCGATGGGCGACATCGAGCGCAGGTCCAGGACCTCGACCGACTTGCCCTCCTCCTGGGCGGCCGCGGCGGCCTCCAGGCAGACCTTGACCATCGGCCCGTACGCGGCCAGCGTCACATCGCCGCCCTCGCGCACCACGCGCGCCCCGTGCAGGGGCGAGGGGATCGCGTCCCTGTTGACCTCGGCCTTGTCCCAGTAACGCCGCTTCGGCTCGAAGAAGATCACCGGGTCGTCGCTCTGGATGGCCTGCTGCATCATCCAGTACGCATCCGCCGCGTTCGACGGGGAGACCACCTTCAGGCCCGCCACGTGCGCGAACAGCGCCTCGGGAGACTCCGAGTGGTGCTCCACCGCGCCGATTCCACCGCCGTACGGAATGCGGATCACGACAGGGAGCTTGATCTTGCCGAGCGCTCGCGCGTGCATCTTCGCGAGCTGCGTGACGATCTGGTCGTACGCCGGGAAGACGAAGCCGTCGAACTGGATCTCCACCACCGGACGGTAGCCCCGCAGGGCGAGGCCGATCGCGGTGCCGACAATGCCCGACTCGGCGAGCGGGGTGTCGATGACCCGCTCTTCGCCGAAGTCCTTCTGCAGGCCGTCGGTGACCCGGAAGACACCGCCGAGCTTGCCGACGTCCTCGCCCATGATGAGGACCTTGGGGTCGGCGTCGAGGGCCGTGCGCAGCGACTCGTTGATCGCCTTGGCCAGCGCCATCGTCTCTGCCGCCATCGCTACTTGCCCTCCCCTTCATCCGCGAACGACGCCTGGTAGGCGGCGAACTGGGCCCGCTCCTCGTCGACGAGCGCATGCCCGTCCGCGTACACGTTCTCGAAGATGGCGAAATGGTCCGGGTCCGGCATGGCCCGTACGACTTCGCGTACTCGTTTGCCCAACGCCTCGCTCTCGGCCTCGAGTTCCGCGAAGAATCCCTCGTCCGCGTGGTTTGAGGCTTCCAGGTAGGTGCGCAGGCGCAGGATCGGGTCCTTCGCCTCCCAGGACTCGCGCTCCTCGTCCGCCCGGTACTTCGTCGGGTCGTCGGAGGTGGTGTGCGCGCCCATCCGGTACGTGAACGCCTCGACGAGCGTGGGGCCCTCACCCCGGCGCGCACGCTCCAGCGCCCACTTCGTCACCGCCAGGCAGGCGAGGACGTCGTTGCCGTCCACGCGTACGCCGGGGAAGCCGAAGCCCTGCGCCCGCTGGTAGAGCGGGACACGGGTCTGCCGCTCCGTCGGCTCGGAGATCGCCCACTGGTTGTTCTGGCAGAAGAACACCACCGGCGCGTTGTACACCGCGGAGAAGGTGAACGATTCGGCGACATCGCCCTGGCTGGACGCACCGTCGCCGAAGTACGCGATCACCGCCGAGTCCGCGCCGTCCTTGGCGACACCCATGGCATAGCCGGTGGCGTGCAGCGTCTGCGAACCAATGACGATCGTGTACAGGTGGAAGTTGTTGCTGTTCGGGTCCCAGCCGCCGTTGTTCACACCGCGGAACATGCCGAGCAGGTTGGTCGGGTCGACCCCGCGGCACCAGGCGACACCGTGCTCACGGTAGGTCGGGAAGACGTAGTCGTCCTCGCGGGTGGCCCGCCCGGAGCCGATCTGTGCGGCCTCCTGGCCGAGCAGCGAGGCCCACAGGCCCAGTTCGCCCTGGCGCTGCAGGGAGGTGGCCTCGGCGTCGAAACGGCGGGTCAGCACCATGTCCCGGTACAGGCCGCGCAGGTCTTCGGGGGTGATGTCGGCGACGTACGGGTCGTACGTGGCGTCCTTGACCCGCTTGCCTTCCGGGGTCAGCAGCTGAACGAGCTCGGGCTCGGCGCCCGTCGTACGCGGCGATTTCTTGGTACCCGCGCTGCGTCGCGGCTTGCGCGCGGCAGTGCTCTCCACGGTCACGTGTGCTCCTCCGTCGGTCCGGCCCCCAGGGTTGCCGGGTGGCCAGTGCGGCTCGCCTGATCCAGTACCCGTGCACGGGGTGGGTGCCACTCGGCCGGGAACAGGCGTGACAGGTGCCCCGGCGAGCGCCCTGCGGCAGCCACGTTACCCAGTGCTTCACATTTCTGTGAAACCCCTCCTGACCTGGGATTTTGATAGGAAATCCAAGTACTTTCAAACTTGGGATTCCTACTAAATCGAGTCGGTCGGGAACAGTCCTGGTCACAGCACTGGTAACAGCCTTGCAGGGGGCCGGAACACCGGCACGTTATCCCGGTCACCCCGGGCACGGGAAGAGCTGACCCGGGGCAGTCCCCATGACCGTGTGTGACACTGACAGAGTGCCCCTAAACGGGAAAATCACCGTATTTCTCCTCGATGATCACGAGGTGGTCCGTCGCGGAGTCCATGAGCTGCTCTCGGTCGAGGACGACATCGAGGTGATCGGCGAGGCGGGCACGGTGGCCGACGCCCTGGCGCGGATTCCGGCCATCCGTCCGGACGTGGCGGTCCTGGACGTACGGCTCCCGGACGGCAGCGGCGTGGAGGTCTGCCGGGAGATCCGGTCCCAGAACGAGGACATCAAGTGCCTGATGCTGACCTCGTTCGCCGATGACGAGGCCCTGTTCGAAGCGATCATGGCGGGTGCCTCGGGCTATGTCCTCAAGGCCATCCGCGGCAGCGAACTGCTCTCGGCCGTACGGGACGTCGCCGCAGGCAGGTCGCTGCTCGACCCGGTGGCCACCGCCCGCGTCCTGGAACGGCTGCGCCACGGCGGCGCGAAGAGCAACGACAAGCTCGCGCAGCTCACCGTGCAGGAGCGCAGGATCCTCGACCTGATCGGCGAGGGGCTCACCAATCGCGCGA
This genomic interval from Streptomyces dengpaensis contains the following:
- a CDS encoding alpha-ketoacid dehydrogenase subunit beta; translation: MAAETMALAKAINESLRTALDADPKVLIMGEDVGKLGGVFRVTDGLQKDFGEERVIDTPLAESGIVGTAIGLALRGYRPVVEIQFDGFVFPAYDQIVTQLAKMHARALGKIKLPVVIRIPYGGGIGAVEHHSESPEALFAHVAGLKVVSPSNAADAYWMMQQAIQSDDPVIFFEPKRRYWDKAEVNRDAIPSPLHGARVVREGGDVTLAAYGPMVKVCLEAAAAAQEEGKSVEVLDLRSMSPIDFDTVQASVEKTRRLVVVHEAPVFLGTGAEIAARITERCFYHLEAPVLRVGGYHAPYPPARLEEEYLPGLDRVLDAVDRSLAY
- a CDS encoding dihydrolipoamide acetyltransferase family protein, which codes for MTTMTENASGLREFKMPDVGEGLTEAEILKWYVQPGDAVTDGQVVCEVETAKAAVELPIPYDGVVRELRFPEGTTVDVGQVIIAVDVAGGAPAGQAPAAEAPVAEQAPAAPAEEPKTEGRKPVLVGYGVAESSTKRRPRKGTEVPAQQSETLLAAAALQGELNGHGHAPAQQRPLAKPPVRKLAKDLGVDLTTITPSGPGGIITREDVHAAVAPAPAVEAPAASAPAQAPSGVPAPAPVVTYDTARETRIPVKGVRKATAAAMVGSAFTAPHVTEFVTVDVTRTMKLVEELKQDKDMQGLRVNPLLLIAKALLVAIKRHPEVNASWDEASQEIVQKHYVNLGIAAATPRGLIVPNIKDAHTKTLPQLAESLGELVATAREGKTSPAAMQGGTVTITNVGVFGVDTGTPILNPGESAILAVGAIKLQPWVHKGKVRPRQVTTLALSFDHRLIDGELGSKLLADVAAILEQPKRLITWA
- the pdhA gene encoding pyruvate dehydrogenase (acetyl-transferring) E1 component subunit alpha; the encoded protein is MTVESTAARKPRRSAGTKKSPRTTGAEPELVQLLTPEGKRVKDATYDPYVADITPEDLRGLYRDMVLTRRFDAEATSLQRQGELGLWASLLGQEAAQIGSGRATREDDYVFPTYREHGVAWCRGVDPTNLLGMFRGVNNGGWDPNSNNFHLYTIVIGSQTLHATGYAMGVAKDGADSAVIAYFGDGASSQGDVAESFTFSAVYNAPVVFFCQNNQWAISEPTERQTRVPLYQRAQGFGFPGVRVDGNDVLACLAVTKWALERARRGEGPTLVEAFTYRMGAHTTSDDPTKYRADEERESWEAKDPILRLRTYLEASNHADEGFFAELEAESEALGKRVREVVRAMPDPDHFAIFENVYADGHALVDEERAQFAAYQASFADEGEGK
- a CDS encoding response regulator, which produces MTVCDTDRVPLNGKITVFLLDDHEVVRRGVHELLSVEDDIEVIGEAGTVADALARIPAIRPDVAVLDVRLPDGSGVEVCREIRSQNEDIKCLMLTSFADDEALFEAIMAGASGYVLKAIRGSELLSAVRDVAAGRSLLDPVATARVLERLRHGGAKSNDKLAQLTVQERRILDLIGEGLTNRAIGERLHLAEKTIKNYVSSLLSKLGMERRSEAAAYVARKQAERQNR